The DNA segment ATCTTCCGGTTCTTCTCGACTAAGGAGGAATTGTTCATCGCAGCTTTAGATCGGGCATTTGAACGGATTCTTCGAGCTTTTAAGAGTGTGGAATCGGATCCTGATCAACTGGTCGTCAATATGGTTCAAGCCTACGAAGAGTTGTCTGTCTTGCATCCTAATGAAATTGCTTTGCAGGTGATCGGATTTGCAGTAACAGAAGAAGCGATTCGAAATTGCACGAAGGAGGGATTGTCCCGTCTAAGAAGCTATGTATTGGATAGATTCAAAACGGCGGGGATCGAGAATGCTGAGAGCGAGGTAACTACCTTCATAGCGAGAGGGATCTTGTGCAACATCTCTTATTTCTTGGAGCTGCCTGAGCTGTTTCATCCCCAACCCGCTCAACACTAAAGTCGAGTGGGGTATTATTTTCATTGATCACATGTAATTGATCAATCAATTCCCTGAGGGGTGAATGATGCTTCTCATGTGATGTTTGTGTCATCGAGACATGTAAGGAGGGCTTAACTAGTTATTGTTCAATCAATAAATAAATAACCAGCGAAACCTTCTTCCCTCATCGGTAAAGCAAGCCCGGCTTGAAGCGTGAAGGTTCGGGGAGCATGTTCATTATCAATTATTTATTAATCAATCACTAAATGGAGGCGGTTATACTATGAAATCAGCGATTGTATTGGGTGCTACTGGCGGGACAGGACAGGTTATTGTATCGGAATTACTGGCAAGAGAGGTCGAGGTCACTGCTTTTGGGCGTTCTGAATCGAAATTGAAGGATTTCATGAAAGCACATCATTTCCATCCACAATTGTCATATCGATTGGGCGATGCATTTGATTGTCAATCGATTGTAGACGCGGCAAGCGCAGCGGAAGTGATCTTTCTGTGTGTCGGTGTGAATTATACCGATATGGAAGAAAAACTCCTTCCGTTGGGAGAAAGTGTGATGAAAGCAGCAAATATGCTAGCCAAGAAGATCGTCATTGTAGATGGAATCTATGTTTATGGATATCAGGTGGCGAAAGGCGATGAGAACCATCCCAAACAACCGCATACGAAGAAGGGGAAGGTAAAGCTGGACTTTGAACGTCTCATATTCAGCGATCAGTGGGCAAATGCCAAACCATTAATCGCGAGACTTCCCGATTACTACGGGGCGACCTCGCAGCAGTCTTACCTGCAGCCAACTTTGGAAGGGATGGCCGCCCGTAAAACAACGATTTTTATAGGGAACTTAAACACCCCTCGTGAATATGTCTATCTGCCGGATGCAGCCAAGATGATTGTGAATCTTGCAGAACGAGAGGATGCATATGGAGAGAACTGGCACATACCCGGAGCGGGGTTGATTTCAGGCAAAGAAATCATCCAGATCGCTCGAGAAGTGACAGGAAGTCGAAAGCTGGTTCTCCCTCTAACGAAACATGCCATTCGTTGTCTCGGGTTGTTTGATCCGTTCATGAGGGAAGTAGTTGAGATCATGTACCTGACAGAGAAAGGATTTGTGTTGAGCGGAGAAAAATATGAGAAGCGCATAGGCCCTATACCAGCAACTCCGTACAGGCAAGGCCTTGAAGAAACGCTGCGTCTTCTAAGGGAGCGATGAAAAGTATTGCGCCGGGCAGGTCAGGGAGCTAAGTAGCGCAGAAGACGCCAGGGAGTCCCTGGCGTCCTTCTGTATCTCCCTAGACCTTCTTTTCTTTCACCGCCATCCAAATCTCGCTGTATACATTGTCCGAACTATCCCCGAACTTGGTGAAGGAAATCCCGGGCAGATCCGCTGCTTCATAGCCGGAAGAAGGCAGCCATTCCGCATAAATCTTGGCGGTCGTTTCTTGGAGCGTGGCAGGGAATGGCCCTTGATTGGGGAATATCGCCCATAAGCTCTCCTCAATCGCAAGCTGTTCCAAGTCATCGAACGGATTGTCTTGGGTCGTGGCGAAACCGATCATATGGGTAAGGCAGCCTTTTTCCTCCAAGTACCCATCGTCGAAATCATAAGAGACATTCAGGACTTGATGCGGGTATAGATCGGCTAATTGATGCATCTCCTTTCGCTGCTGTTCGGTAATGGACTGGGCCAGTTCGATGATCGCATGATTTTCTCCTTCGAATTGAATGGGCACGCGCTTCGATACGCCTACGATGTGGAACTTCTCTTTCTTTTCCAATTTGAATTCCATGGAGACGCCTCCTCTTATATCGATAAAGAATGTAAATTTGGGAAATGTTTTTTGAATGTGGTTCTTTGCTACTTCAGATGGCAAGAAACCGCTCCACTCGCGAAAGGCTCTTGAAAATCCTTCAACCGATTGAAAGCCATATTTGTAGGCCACATCGGTCACCTTGGCTCCGTTGATGAGTTCCACATTGGCAACGGATAATCTCCTGTTCTTGATATACGCTTGCAACGACATCCCTGCCATATACGAGAACATTCGCTTGAAATGATAATCTGACATGCCTACGATTGTTGCTATGTCTTTCCCGGAGATTTCCTCCGTCAAATGCGCTTCAATGTAGTCCATCAGTTGATTGAATGGCTGCAGCATGCGTTTCCCTCCTTCACATGTACATAGTATCAGCAAAATTTGTGGATGACTTGATTTTTTATATACGAAAATTATCAAACCATTGCCGAAGGCCGGATGTTATATAATAGATAGTATCAGGAGAGGCCCCTTAAGAGGGGCAAATATGGGTACGCGGGTGGAAGAAAGAGGGGATTGGGATACAGTGAATACAAAAATATTGGATCTGTTGGCTGAGCGATATGACAGCGAGGAAGAAATCGTGACGGAGATTATTAACCTCGAAGCGATTCTGAATCTGCCGAAGGGGACAGAGCATTTCGTCAGTGACCTGCACGGGGAGTACCACGCCTTCCAGCATGTGCTGCGGAACGGGGCGGGCAAAGTCAAGGAGAAGATCAGAGATATCTTCAAGAATGAATTGTCGGAGGAAGCGATCACGGAATTTGCTACCTTG comes from the Xylanibacillus composti genome and includes:
- a CDS encoding TetR/AcrR family transcriptional regulator; protein product: MARSKSTDRKEEIIEAGLEVFAQHGYYNTTTALIAEKAGISQPYIFRFFSTKEELFIAALDRAFERILRAFKSVESDPDQLVVNMVQAYEELSVLHPNEIALQVIGFAVTEEAIRNCTKEGLSRLRSYVLDRFKTAGIENAESEVTTFIARGILCNISYFLELPELFHPQPAQH
- a CDS encoding NAD(P)H-binding protein — encoded protein: MKSAIVLGATGGTGQVIVSELLAREVEVTAFGRSESKLKDFMKAHHFHPQLSYRLGDAFDCQSIVDAASAAEVIFLCVGVNYTDMEEKLLPLGESVMKAANMLAKKIVIVDGIYVYGYQVAKGDENHPKQPHTKKGKVKLDFERLIFSDQWANAKPLIARLPDYYGATSQQSYLQPTLEGMAARKTTIFIGNLNTPREYVYLPDAAKMIVNLAEREDAYGENWHIPGAGLISGKEIIQIAREVTGSRKLVLPLTKHAIRCLGLFDPFMREVVEIMYLTEKGFVLSGEKYEKRIGPIPATPYRQGLEETLRLLRER
- a CDS encoding AraC family transcriptional regulator, which translates into the protein MLQPFNQLMDYIEAHLTEEISGKDIATIVGMSDYHFKRMFSYMAGMSLQAYIKNRRLSVANVELINGAKVTDVAYKYGFQSVEGFSRAFREWSGFLPSEVAKNHIQKTFPKFTFFIDIRGGVSMEFKLEKKEKFHIVGVSKRVPIQFEGENHAIIELAQSITEQQRKEMHQLADLYPHQVLNVSYDFDDGYLEEKGCLTHMIGFATTQDNPFDDLEQLAIEESLWAIFPNQGPFPATLQETTAKIYAEWLPSSGYEAADLPGISFTKFGDSSDNVYSEIWMAVKEKKV